The following proteins are co-located in the Pirellulales bacterium genome:
- a CDS encoding glutamate synthase subunit alpha: MTMEPRTPLLHLPEAHGLYDPQNEHDACGVGFVAHIKGERSHQILLDAEEVLRTMDHRGACGCEANTGDGSGILTALPHEFLAKVAKADLGIELPPPGAYAAGNVFLPKDAAERTKCKATVEEIVAAQGQRLLGWRPMPTDLAGADLGPTAAAAEPVHEQLFIAAAPGCTGDAFERQVYLIRKQASNRLRTDESLEQAKLFYVCSLSTKVIIYKGMLTTEQLFKYFLDLNDESYTSHLAMVHSRFATNTFPSWDRAQPLRFMSHNGEINTVRGNKNWMKARQGVAASELFGDELPKLFPVAEPDCSDSGTFDNVLEFLLMNGRTLQEAIMMMIPEAWQNHLTMDEAKRAFYEYHSALMEPWDGPASVAFTDGRYIGATLDRNGLRPSRYYITHDDRVIMASEVGVLRSIKPENVKAKGRLQPGRMFLVDFEQGRLIPDEELKSDFARRRPYSQWLREQRIDLKELHPEKEPHGFDRKTLLERMQAFGFTVETMNFMLLPLIKAEKDPIGSMGNDSALACLSDKPRMLYDYFKQLFAQVTNPAIDSIREEVIMSLECYIGPEQNLLETGPENAHRLRLPHPILSNEQMAALAHLNHRDWRSKVIDVTWDRAEGKTGMVAALDRICREAEAAVDEGCQIVILSDRGISAERVPVSALLATGAVHHHLVRSSKRTRIGIVVETGEAREVHHHCLLVGYGADAINPYLAFEALWQARRDGVLDSGDPALDPDESGEGKLHPTIDASSDHEDYDPVTAEDHDLVAKYRKGVAKGMLKVMAKIGISTLQSYKGAQIFEALGLKDDVIERCFAGTASRIQGVSFDVIAEEALRRHALGYPEHRGRKMSVLPNPGEFHWRAEGERHMWDPQAIADLQVAARTDSRDAYWRFSKHVNDSTHRNCTLRGLLQFREGVNGGPVPLEEVEAAAEIVKRFCTGAMSFGSISAEAHESLAIAMNRLGGKSNTGEGGEDPDRFKPLDNGDSKRSAIKQVASGRFGVTINYLANADELQIKIAQGAKPGEGGELPGRKVDDTIARIRYSTPGVGLISPPPHHDIYSIEDLKQLIHDLKNSNPSARVSVKLVSEVGVGTIASGVTKGFADHIVIAGDGGGTGASPLTSIKHAGLPWELGIAETHQTLVLNDLRSRVVLQTDGGLKTGRDVVIAALLGAEEFGFATAPLVTLGCIMMRKCHLNTCPVGVATQDPELRKKFAGKPEYVANYLFMVAEEARQIMAQLGFRTLNEMVGRVDCLDASAAIRHWKADGLDLSKMLAPAKKPYPEAGTYCTQSQNHGLEQSLDMTKLLALAKPALEKGERVRAELGIVNTDRTVGTILSHEVAKRWGLGLLPNDTIHFKLNGSAGQSFGAFLAKGITLELEGDANDYVGKGLSGGKIVIYPPQASTFVAEENIIVGNVCLYGATGGEAYLRGRAAERFAVRNSGARTVIEGVGDHGLEYMTGGRVVILGPTGRNLAAGMSGGVAYVWAPDRNRLRINVNLGMVELEDVVDESDVEELKTMIELHHNSTDSAVAADVLDRWDETLPQFVKIMPTDYKRVLMQHKAAKAIEPAAV, encoded by the coding sequence ATGACTATGGAACCCCGCACGCCGCTCTTGCACTTGCCCGAGGCGCACGGTCTTTACGATCCTCAGAACGAGCACGACGCTTGCGGCGTGGGTTTCGTCGCCCACATCAAGGGAGAGCGCAGCCACCAGATTCTGCTCGACGCCGAGGAAGTGCTGCGCACGATGGACCACCGCGGCGCTTGCGGGTGCGAGGCGAACACGGGGGACGGGTCAGGGATTCTGACCGCGCTGCCGCACGAGTTTCTGGCCAAGGTCGCCAAGGCCGACTTGGGGATCGAACTTCCCCCGCCGGGCGCATACGCCGCGGGGAACGTGTTTTTGCCGAAGGACGCTGCCGAGCGCACCAAGTGCAAGGCGACGGTCGAGGAGATCGTCGCGGCGCAGGGGCAACGGCTCTTGGGTTGGCGACCGATGCCGACCGATCTGGCCGGCGCCGACCTCGGTCCCACCGCCGCCGCGGCCGAGCCGGTGCACGAGCAACTGTTCATCGCCGCGGCCCCGGGCTGTACGGGAGACGCGTTCGAGCGGCAGGTGTACCTGATCCGCAAGCAGGCGAGCAACCGGCTGAGAACCGACGAATCGCTCGAGCAGGCAAAGCTGTTTTACGTCTGCTCGCTGTCGACCAAGGTGATCATCTACAAAGGGATGCTCACGACCGAACAACTCTTCAAGTACTTCCTCGACCTCAACGACGAGTCGTACACGAGCCATCTAGCAATGGTTCACTCGCGGTTCGCGACGAACACGTTCCCGTCGTGGGACCGTGCCCAGCCGCTGCGGTTCATGAGCCATAACGGCGAGATCAACACCGTACGCGGGAACAAGAACTGGATGAAAGCCCGGCAAGGCGTCGCGGCAAGCGAGCTGTTCGGCGACGAGCTGCCGAAGCTGTTTCCCGTGGCTGAGCCGGATTGCAGCGACTCGGGGACGTTCGACAACGTGCTCGAGTTCCTGCTGATGAACGGCCGCACGCTGCAAGAGGCGATCATGATGATGATCCCCGAGGCGTGGCAGAACCATTTGACGATGGACGAGGCGAAGCGGGCGTTCTACGAATATCACTCGGCGCTTATGGAGCCGTGGGACGGTCCGGCGAGCGTCGCGTTCACCGACGGTCGGTACATCGGCGCCACGCTTGATCGCAACGGGCTGCGCCCCTCGCGGTACTACATCACCCACGACGATCGGGTCATTATGGCCAGCGAGGTGGGGGTGCTGCGCTCCATCAAGCCGGAAAACGTGAAGGCCAAGGGTCGGTTGCAGCCGGGTCGGATGTTCCTGGTCGATTTTGAACAAGGGCGACTCATTCCCGACGAGGAACTGAAGTCCGACTTCGCCCGTCGACGACCGTACTCCCAGTGGTTGCGCGAGCAGCGGATCGATCTCAAAGAGCTTCACCCCGAGAAGGAGCCGCACGGGTTCGATCGCAAGACGCTGCTGGAGCGGATGCAGGCGTTCGGGTTCACCGTCGAGACGATGAACTTCATGCTGCTGCCGTTGATCAAGGCGGAGAAGGACCCGATCGGCTCGATGGGCAACGACAGCGCGCTGGCGTGCCTGAGCGACAAGCCGCGGATGCTGTACGACTACTTCAAGCAATTGTTCGCCCAAGTCACCAACCCCGCGATCGACTCGATCCGCGAGGAGGTGATCATGTCGCTGGAGTGCTACATCGGCCCTGAACAGAACCTGCTGGAAACGGGCCCCGAGAACGCCCACCGATTGCGGCTGCCGCATCCGATCCTGTCGAACGAGCAGATGGCGGCCCTGGCGCATCTGAATCATCGCGACTGGCGGTCGAAGGTGATCGACGTCACCTGGGATCGGGCCGAAGGCAAGACCGGCATGGTTGCGGCGCTCGACCGGATCTGCCGCGAGGCCGAGGCGGCGGTCGACGAGGGTTGTCAGATCGTGATCCTTTCGGATCGCGGCATCAGCGCCGAGCGCGTGCCGGTCAGCGCCCTGCTGGCGACCGGGGCGGTCCACCATCACTTGGTGCGATCGTCGAAGCGGACCCGCATCGGGATCGTCGTCGAGACGGGCGAGGCCCGCGAGGTGCATCACCACTGCCTGCTCGTGGGCTACGGGGCCGACGCGATCAATCCCTATTTGGCGTTCGAGGCCCTGTGGCAGGCTCGCCGCGACGGAGTGCTCGACTCGGGCGATCCGGCGCTTGATCCCGACGAGTCGGGCGAAGGAAAGCTCCATCCCACGATCGACGCGTCGAGCGACCACGAGGACTACGATCCCGTCACGGCCGAGGATCACGACCTGGTGGCCAAGTACCGCAAGGGGGTCGCCAAGGGGATGCTCAAGGTGATGGCCAAGATCGGCATCTCGACGCTGCAAAGCTACAAGGGCGCACAAATCTTCGAAGCCCTGGGGCTGAAGGACGACGTCATCGAACGCTGCTTCGCCGGCACGGCCAGCCGCATCCAGGGGGTGAGCTTCGACGTGATCGCCGAGGAAGCCCTGCGGCGTCACGCGCTGGGGTATCCCGAGCATCGCGGACGCAAGATGTCGGTGTTGCCCAACCCGGGCGAGTTCCATTGGCGGGCCGAAGGGGAACGCCACATGTGGGACCCGCAGGCGATCGCCGATTTGCAAGTCGCCGCACGCACCGACAGCCGCGACGCTTACTGGCGGTTCTCGAAGCACGTGAACGACTCGACCCATCGCAACTGCACGCTGCGCGGGCTGCTGCAGTTCAGGGAGGGGGTCAACGGCGGCCCCGTACCGCTTGAAGAGGTCGAAGCGGCCGCTGAGATCGTCAAGCGGTTTTGCACCGGCGCCATGTCGTTCGGATCGATCTCGGCCGAGGCGCACGAGTCGCTGGCCATCGCCATGAATCGCCTCGGAGGCAAGAGCAACACGGGCGAGGGGGGCGAGGATCCCGACCGGTTCAAGCCGCTCGACAACGGCGATTCGAAGCGGTCGGCGATCAAGCAGGTCGCCTCAGGGCGGTTCGGCGTCACGATCAACTATCTGGCGAACGCCGACGAACTGCAGATCAAGATCGCCCAGGGCGCCAAGCCGGGCGAAGGGGGCGAGCTGCCCGGCCGCAAAGTCGACGACACGATCGCGCGGATCCGGTACTCGACCCCCGGCGTGGGGCTCATCAGCCCGCCGCCGCACCACGACATTTACTCGATCGAGGACCTCAAACAGCTCATCCACGACCTGAAGAACTCGAACCCCTCGGCCCGGGTCAGCGTGAAGCTGGTCTCGGAAGTGGGGGTCGGCACGATCGCCTCGGGGGTGACCAAGGGGTTCGCCGACCACATCGTCATCGCCGGCGACGGCGGCGGGACGGGCGCGTCGCCGCTCACCAGCATCAAGCACGCGGGCCTGCCCTGGGAACTGGGGATCGCCGAGACTCACCAGACCCTGGTGCTGAACGACCTGCGGAGCCGGGTCGTGCTGCAGACCGATGGAGGACTCAAGACGGGCCGCGACGTTGTGATCGCCGCGCTGCTGGGCGCCGAGGAGTTCGGCTTCGCCACGGCGCCCCTGGTGACGCTGGGGTGCATCATGATGCGCAAGTGCCATCTGAATACCTGCCCGGTGGGAGTCGCGACGCAGGATCCCGAGCTTCGGAAGAAGTTCGCCGGCAAGCCGGAGTACGTGGCCAATTACCTGTTCATGGTCGCCGAGGAAGCGCGGCAGATCATGGCTCAGCTCGGTTTCCGGACGCTCAACGAGATGGTGGGCCGAGTCGATTGTCTCGACGCTTCGGCTGCAATTCGCCACTGGAAGGCGGACGGGCTCGATCTCTCGAAGATGCTCGCCCCGGCCAAGAAGCCTTACCCCGAGGCGGGGACCTACTGCACTCAGAGCCAGAACCACGGGCTTGAGCAGTCGCTCGACATGACCAAGCTGTTGGCGCTGGCCAAGCCCGCCTTGGAGAAGGGGGAGCGGGTCCGGGCGGAACTTGGCATCGTCAACACGGACCGCACCGTGGGGACGATTCTCAGCCACGAGGTCGCCAAGCGGTGGGGCCTGGGGCTGCTCCCCAACGACACGATTCACTTCAAGCTCAACGGCTCAGCCGGGCAAAGCTTCGGCGCCTTCCTCGCCAAGGGGATCACGCTTGAGCTGGAAGGGGACGCCAACGATTACGTCGGCAAGGGGCTCAGCGGCGGCAAGATCGTCATCTATCCCCCCCAGGCCAGCACGTTCGTCGCCGAGGAGAACATCATCGTCGGCAACGTCTGCCTGTACGGGGCGACCGGCGGCGAAGCGTATCTCCGCGGCCGGGCGGCCGAGCGGTTCGCGGTTCGCAACAGCGGCGCCCGCACGGTCATCGAGGGGGTCGGCGACCACGGCCTGGAGTACATGACCGGCGGCCGAGTCGTCATTCTGGGCCCGACAGGCCGCAACCTGGCCGCGGGGATGAGCGGCGGGGTCGCCTACGTTTGGGCTCCCGACCGCAACCGTCTGCGGATCAACGTGAACCTGGGGATGGTCGAGCTTGAGGACGTGGTCGACGAGTCCGACGTCGAGGAGCTCAAGACGATGATCGAGCTTCACCATAACTCCACCGACAGCGCCGTGGCGGCCGACGTTCTCGACCGCTGGGACGAAACGCTGCCGCAATTCGTCAAGATCATGCCGACCGATTACAAACGAGTGCTGATGCAGCACAAGGCCGCTAAAGCAATCGAACCGGCGGCGGTGTAG
- a CDS encoding LysR family transcriptional regulator — MQIRTLKIFCDVVERRSISRAAEENRISQGNASHLVQSLEQHLGVQLLDRSTRPFELTHEGQRYYDGVRPLVRRYFEVEEEVKTLHDAEARRLVVASIYSVGIPHMSAFLQRFSTAHPRAEVRLEYLHPHRVYEQVERGDADLGIVSFPKESGTLAAIPWRNEPMAIVCHPAHRLAAESTAPLAALEGEAFVAFEEGLAIREAIDESLEAAGADVHATLAFDNIETIKRAVEANSGVSILPEPSVRRETAAGDLTKVAIEGARLVRPLAIIYRRERPPSELARHFVSELQADAEFAEETIGTTNGFGSGSARGEVPRPNAR; from the coding sequence ATGCAAATTCGCACCTTGAAGATCTTCTGTGACGTGGTCGAGCGGCGCAGCATTTCGCGCGCGGCGGAGGAGAACCGCATTTCGCAGGGGAACGCCAGCCATTTGGTGCAGTCCCTCGAGCAACACCTCGGAGTGCAACTGCTCGATCGCTCGACCCGTCCGTTCGAACTGACCCACGAGGGCCAGCGGTACTACGACGGGGTCCGGCCGCTGGTGCGGCGGTACTTCGAGGTCGAAGAGGAGGTCAAGACGCTGCACGACGCCGAGGCCCGCCGGTTGGTGGTCGCGTCGATCTACTCGGTGGGAATTCCCCACATGAGCGCGTTCCTGCAGCGATTCTCCACGGCTCACCCGCGGGCCGAGGTGCGACTTGAGTATCTCCACCCCCACCGCGTGTACGAGCAGGTCGAACGGGGCGACGCCGATCTGGGGATCGTGAGCTTTCCCAAGGAGAGCGGCACGCTCGCGGCGATCCCCTGGCGAAACGAACCGATGGCGATCGTTTGTCATCCGGCGCATCGGTTGGCGGCCGAGTCGACGGCGCCGTTGGCGGCCCTGGAGGGTGAGGCATTCGTCGCGTTCGAGGAGGGGTTGGCGATTCGCGAGGCGATCGACGAGTCGCTTGAGGCCGCGGGCGCCGACGTGCATGCGACCCTGGCGTTCGACAACATCGAGACGATCAAACGAGCGGTCGAAGCGAACTCGGGGGTGAGCATTCTCCCCGAGCCGAGCGTGCGACGCGAGACGGCCGCGGGGGACCTGACGAAGGTGGCGATCGAAGGGGCGCGCTTGGTGCGGCCGCTGGCGATCATCTATCGCCGCGAACGCCCTCCCAGCGAGTTGGCCCGGCACTTCGTCAGCGAGCTGCAGGCCGACGCTGAGTTCGCTGAGGAGACGATCGGCACGACCAACGGCTTCGGATCCGGGTCGGCTCGCGGCGAGGTCCCGCGGCCGAACGCCCGGTAG
- a CDS encoding peptidylprolyl isomerase, with translation MGQFYLIGDPNTGDGGDQYEKALPLAKSLIDAGAGQTWPQLYLWGAVAAYSVNDFPLAKEYFAKADETRAANVSGTSPRLLDLVEQARRNLPQLERNWTKEQEIRAAEEKADDLPRVKLATTRGDVVIELFENEAPEAVASFLSLVKQGFYDNVVFHRVLPGFMAQGGDPTGTGTGGPGYCIKCECYTPNYRRHFRGSLSMAHAGRDTGGSQFFLTFVPTSFLDGKHTVFGRVIEGMDVAASLRRRDPDDPSTTPDMIVKAEIVRDRGHAYKFTKLPGR, from the coding sequence ATGGGACAGTTTTATCTGATCGGCGACCCCAACACGGGGGACGGCGGCGACCAGTACGAGAAGGCGTTGCCGCTGGCGAAGTCGCTCATCGACGCCGGCGCCGGCCAAACTTGGCCGCAGTTGTACCTGTGGGGCGCGGTGGCGGCCTACAGCGTCAACGACTTCCCGCTCGCCAAGGAGTATTTCGCCAAGGCCGACGAGACGCGCGCCGCGAACGTTTCGGGGACCAGTCCGCGGTTGTTGGACCTCGTCGAGCAGGCCCGCCGCAATCTGCCGCAGTTGGAGCGGAATTGGACGAAGGAGCAGGAGATCCGCGCCGCCGAGGAGAAAGCGGACGACTTGCCGCGGGTCAAGCTCGCGACCACGCGCGGCGACGTGGTGATCGAACTGTTCGAGAACGAGGCGCCCGAGGCGGTCGCGAGCTTCCTGTCGCTGGTCAAGCAGGGGTTCTACGACAACGTCGTTTTCCACCGGGTGCTGCCGGGCTTCATGGCCCAGGGGGGCGATCCGACGGGCACGGGCACAGGGGGGCCGGGCTACTGCATCAAGTGCGAGTGCTACACGCCCAACTACCGGCGCCACTTCCGCGGCAGCCTGAGCATGGCCCACGCTGGGCGCGACACGGGGGGTTCGCAGTTCTTCCTGACGTTTGTCCCTACGTCATTTCTCGACGGCAAGCACACCGTGTTCGGCCGGGTGATCGAGGGGATGGACGTGGCGGCGTCGCTACGGCGGCGCGACCCGGACGACCCCTCGACGACCCCCGACATGATCGTGAAGGCCGAGATCGTCCGCGACCGGGGGCATGCTTACAAGTTTACGAAGCTCCCCGGGCGTTGA
- a CDS encoding glutamate synthase subunit beta, with amino-acid sequence MGKPTGFKEYPREAVPYRDPLERAGDFLEIFTQAPVEQLMTQGARCMDCGIPFCQSNTGCPIDNLIPEWNDLVYQGRWRDALERLHKTNNFPEFTGRACPAPCEGSCVLGITNPPVTIKNIENAIIDRGWEEEWIAPQPPEFETGKKAAIVGSGPAGLAAAQQLRRAGHDVTVYERADRIGGLLMYGIPWMKLGKDVVERRLDQMRAEGVKFVTCAHVGRKEDFPAGHMTQIMQERGCAVKFIDPQHLVDEFDAVLLATGATKSFDPTGRCPGRDLAGIHLAMDFLTRNTKSLLDSKLADEAYLSAKGKHVVVIGGGDTGADCIGTSLRHGAASIVNFELLDRPPTERAPNNPWPEWPRIYRVDYSHAEVQARTGDDPRKYNILTKEFIGENGRVTGVKTVAVDWSKPIAGGAPFTEVEGSEHVWPADLVLLATGFVGPELAVGEMLGIETHEPRRGWLTFKAEHGQFATSVPGVFAAGDCRRGQSLVVWAINEGRGAARAIDEYLMGFTTLSAPGLNLPQQVV; translated from the coding sequence ATGGGCAAACCGACCGGATTTAAAGAGTACCCGCGCGAGGCTGTGCCGTATCGCGATCCGCTTGAGCGGGCCGGGGACTTTCTCGAGATTTTCACCCAAGCCCCCGTCGAGCAACTCATGACGCAGGGCGCCCGGTGCATGGATTGCGGGATCCCGTTCTGCCAGTCGAACACCGGCTGCCCGATCGACAACCTGATCCCCGAGTGGAACGACCTGGTCTACCAGGGCCGGTGGCGCGATGCGCTCGAGCGGCTTCACAAGACCAACAACTTTCCCGAGTTCACCGGCCGGGCCTGCCCCGCGCCGTGCGAAGGGTCGTGCGTGCTGGGGATCACCAATCCCCCGGTGACGATCAAGAACATCGAGAACGCGATCATCGACCGCGGTTGGGAAGAAGAGTGGATCGCCCCGCAGCCCCCCGAGTTCGAGACGGGTAAGAAAGCGGCGATCGTCGGCAGCGGGCCCGCGGGGTTGGCCGCGGCCCAGCAGTTGCGCCGCGCCGGGCACGACGTCACCGTCTATGAGCGGGCCGATCGCATCGGCGGATTGTTGATGTACGGCATCCCCTGGATGAAGCTCGGCAAAGACGTCGTCGAGCGCCGGCTCGACCAAATGCGGGCCGAGGGGGTCAAGTTCGTCACCTGCGCCCATGTTGGCCGCAAGGAAGACTTCCCCGCGGGCCACATGACGCAGATCATGCAGGAGCGCGGCTGCGCGGTGAAGTTCATCGACCCGCAGCATTTGGTCGACGAGTTCGACGCGGTGCTGCTGGCGACCGGCGCGACGAAGTCGTTCGACCCGACCGGCCGCTGCCCGGGGCGCGATTTGGCCGGGATCCACTTGGCGATGGATTTCCTCACCCGCAACACGAAGAGCCTGCTCGATTCGAAACTGGCTGACGAGGCGTACCTGTCGGCCAAGGGGAAGCACGTGGTCGTCATCGGCGGCGGCGACACGGGCGCCGACTGCATCGGCACGAGCCTGCGGCACGGGGCGGCCAGCATCGTCAACTTCGAATTGCTGGATCGCCCGCCGACGGAGCGCGCCCCGAACAACCCCTGGCCCGAGTGGCCGCGGATTTACCGGGTCGACTACTCGCACGCCGAGGTCCAGGCTCGCACCGGCGACGACCCGCGCAAATACAACATCCTCACCAAGGAGTTCATCGGCGAAAACGGTCGCGTGACCGGCGTAAAGACCGTGGCGGTCGACTGGAGCAAGCCGATCGCCGGCGGGGCGCCGTTCACCGAGGTTGAAGGGAGCGAGCACGTCTGGCCCGCCGACTTGGTCTTGCTGGCCACCGGGTTCGTCGGCCCGGAACTGGCCGTCGGCGAAATGCTGGGGATCGAGACGCACGAACCGCGGCGCGGCTGGCTGACCTTCAAGGCCGAGCATGGTCAGTTCGCCACCAGCGTCCCTGGCGTGTTCGCCGCAGGAGATTGCCGCCGCGGGCAAAGCCTGGTCGTCTGGGCGATCAACGAAGGCCGCGGCGCGGCCCGCGCGATCGACGAATACCTGATGGGCTTCACGACCCTCTCGGCGCCCGGACTGAACCTGCCGCAGCAGGTGGTGTGA
- a CDS encoding four helix bundle protein — MRDEEPLRRAYDLAERTAAFGERVVRFARHVPRDDVTGPLIRQLVRSATSIGANYAEADEAGSPKEFCTELASAVAKREKRNIGCACSLPLRSENRTKHDCSGKKPMN; from the coding sequence ATGCGAGACGAGGAACCTCTGCGACGCGCCTACGATCTCGCTGAACGCACGGCCGCGTTTGGCGAAAGAGTCGTCAGGTTCGCTCGTCACGTTCCGCGGGACGATGTGACGGGTCCCCTTATTCGCCAACTTGTACGATCTGCGACCAGCATTGGCGCAAATTACGCTGAGGCCGACGAAGCGGGATCGCCAAAGGAGTTTTGTACCGAATTAGCGTCTGCTGTCGCGAAGCGAGAGAAACGCAATATTGGCTGCGCATGCTCGCTGCCGCTTCGGAGCGAGAACAGGACGAAGCACGATTGCTCTGGCAAGAAGCCAATGAATTGA
- a CDS encoding RsmD family RNA methyltransferase, translating to MPRPKRRQADLPEATELRIIGGSMRGRKLRYEPFMDGADPVTRPMKHRVREAIFNLVSTECAGRHAFDLFAGTGALGLEALSRGALRATFIEKHVPTARVIQANIADLGVEDRSELLATSAFLWGKRDLPKGDGSWEKGECGAPDPLVPPAGLPWLVFCSPPYAFFVDRRDEMLELIGAVIHHAPAGSIVIVEADDRFDFTQLPGGVAVDRRAEGWQMRTYMPAVVGVLRT from the coding sequence ATGCCTCGTCCCAAGCGCCGCCAAGCCGATCTCCCCGAAGCTACGGAACTGCGGATCATCGGCGGGTCGATGCGCGGGCGCAAACTGCGGTACGAGCCGTTCATGGACGGCGCCGATCCGGTCACCCGGCCGATGAAACATCGGGTCCGCGAGGCGATCTTCAACCTCGTCAGCACCGAGTGCGCGGGACGCCATGCCTTCGACCTGTTCGCCGGGACCGGGGCGCTGGGGCTCGAAGCGCTCAGCCGCGGCGCCCTGCGGGCGACGTTCATCGAAAAGCACGTCCCGACGGCCCGCGTCATTCAAGCCAACATCGCCGACCTGGGGGTCGAGGACCGGTCCGAACTGCTCGCCACGAGCGCGTTTTTGTGGGGCAAGCGAGACTTGCCGAAAGGGGATGGGAGCTGGGAGAAGGGGGAATGCGGAGCACCTGATCCGCTCGTTCCCCCTGCCGGCTTGCCCTGGCTCGTCTTCTGCAGTCCCCCCTATGCGTTCTTCGTCGATCGTCGCGACGAGATGCTTGAACTGATCGGCGCCGTCATCCACCATGCGCCCGCGGGGAGCATCGTGATCGTTGAAGCGGACGATCGCTTCGACTTCACCCAACTCCCGGGGGGCGTCGCCGTCGATCGTCGCGCCGAAGGCTGGCAGATGCGCACCTACATGCCGGCGGTCGTCGGCGTGCTGCGGACATAA
- a CDS encoding alpha/beta hydrolase yields MSSMTLRLTLATTAMILALPAPRAAATDNPEVLLYPADHPANAAAPQPEGETPEWMTRVVARPSMLPYLLEPSASQSKGRPACVLCPGGGYGGLSMDKEGVEPARWLNERGVVAFVLRYRCGGGKNKQPVPLEDAQRAIRTVRAHAKDWDVDPERVGIWGFSAGGHLAATAGVFNDGGDPTAADSIDRQSSRPDFLVLIYPVVSMKPGTTHGGSLANLLGPDPSDELVAKWSADGQVNERTPPTFLVHASDDGAVVPENSLLFYRALVAHKIPAELHLYERGGHGFGMLRGDRPADRWPTLLEPWLRERGVLDR; encoded by the coding sequence ATGTCCTCGATGACCCTGCGACTGACCCTCGCCACGACTGCGATGATCCTCGCCCTGCCGGCGCCCCGAGCTGCAGCGACCGACAATCCCGAGGTCCTCCTCTACCCCGCCGACCACCCGGCCAATGCCGCCGCTCCGCAGCCCGAGGGGGAGACCCCCGAGTGGATGACGCGCGTCGTGGCGCGACCGTCGATGTTGCCGTATCTGCTCGAGCCGTCCGCCTCGCAGAGCAAAGGCCGCCCCGCATGCGTTCTCTGTCCCGGCGGCGGCTACGGAGGGCTCTCGATGGACAAGGAAGGGGTCGAGCCCGCCCGCTGGCTCAACGAGCGGGGAGTCGTCGCGTTCGTGCTGCGCTACCGGTGCGGCGGCGGCAAGAACAAGCAACCCGTGCCGCTTGAGGATGCCCAGCGCGCGATTCGCACCGTACGAGCTCACGCGAAGGATTGGGACGTCGACCCCGAACGCGTCGGCATTTGGGGCTTCTCCGCCGGGGGACATCTCGCCGCGACCGCTGGCGTGTTCAACGACGGCGGCGATCCGACTGCCGCCGACTCGATCGATCGGCAGAGCAGCCGGCCCGACTTTCTCGTGCTCATCTATCCGGTCGTCTCGATGAAGCCCGGGACGACCCACGGCGGGTCGCTCGCTAACCTGCTGGGGCCCGACCCGTCGGACGAGCTCGTCGCCAAGTGGTCGGCCGACGGGCAAGTGAACGAGCGAACCCCGCCGACGTTCCTCGTCCACGCCAGCGATGACGGGGCGGTCGTTCCCGAGAACTCGCTGTTGTTCTACAGGGCGCTCGTGGCGCATAAGATCCCCGCGGAGCTGCACCTCTACGAACGCGGCGGTCATGGCTTCGGCATGCTCCGCGGCGACCGCCCCGCGGACCGGTGGCCGACGCTCTTGGAACCCTGGCTCCGCGAGCGGGGGGTCCTCGACCGGTAA